The following are encoded in a window of Pongo abelii isolate AG06213 chromosome 16, NHGRI_mPonAbe1-v2.0_pri, whole genome shotgun sequence genomic DNA:
- the LOC129050374 gene encoding beta-defensin 108B-like translates to MKPNFLLSSTVRIAVLLFTIFFFMSQVLPARGKFKEICERPNGSCRDFCLETEIHVGRCLNSRPCCLPLGHQPRIESTTPKKD, encoded by the exons atGAAGccaaactttcttctttcttcaaccGTGAGGATTGCTGTCCTCCTCTtcaccattttcttctttatgagccAAGTTCTACCAG CCAGGGGCAAATTCAAGGAGATCTGTGAACGTCCAAATGGCTCCTGTCGGGACTTTTGCCTCGAAACAGAAATCCATGTTGGGAGATGTTTAAATAGCCGACCCTGCTGCCTGCCTCTGGGGCATCAACCAAGAATTGAGAGCACTACACCCAAAAAGGACTGA
- the LOC129050349 gene encoding zinc finger protein 705A-like isoform X1 encodes MHSLKKVTFEDVAIDFTQEEWAMMDTSKRKLYRDVMLETISHLVSLGYQISKSCITLQLEQGKELWQEGREFLPDQNPDRESALKKKHMISMHPIIRKDASTSMTMENSLILEDPFECNDSGEDCTHSSTITQRLLTHSGKKPYVSKQYGKSLSNQLSPKPHKQIHTKGKSYQCNLCEKAYTNSFHLRRHKMTHTGERPYACDLCGKAFTQCSHLRRHEKTHTGERPYKCHHCGKAFIQSFNLRRHERTHLGKKCYECDKSGKAFSQSSGFRGNKIIHTGEKPHACLLCGKAFSLSSNLR; translated from the exons ATGCATTCACTA AAGAAAGTGACTTTTGAAGATGTAGCTATTGACTTCACCCAGGAAGAGTGGGCCATGATGGACACATCCAAGAGAAAGCTGTACAGAGATGTGATGCTGGAAACTATCAGTCACCTGGTGTCCCTCG GGTACCAGATAAGCAAATCCTGTATAACTTTGCAGCTGGAGCAAGGAAAAGAGCTGTGGCAGGAAGGAAGAGAATTTCTTCCAGACCAGAATCCAG aCAGGGAAAGTGCCCTTAAGAAAAAACACATGATATCCATGCATCCTATCATCAGAAAAGACGCATCCACCAGTATGACAATG GAGAACTCTCTCATTCTGGAGGATCCTTTTGAATGTAATGATTCGGGAGAAGATtgcactcacagttccacaataACTCAGCGTTTGTTAACTCATAGTGGAAAGAAACCCTATGTCAGCAAACAGTATGGAAAATCCCTTAGTAATCAGTTGTCCCCTAAACCACATAAACAAATTCATACTAAAGGTAAATCATATCAATGTAATCTATGTGAAAAGGCCTATACTAATAGCTTTCACCTTAGACGGCACAAGatgactcacactggagagaggCCATATGCATGTGATctatgtggaaaagccttcactCAGTGTTCTCACCTTAGAAGACATGAGAAAACTCACACGGGAGAGAGACCGTATAAGTGTCATCactgtgggaaagcctttattcAATCCTTTAACCTTCGAAGACATGAGAGAACTCACCTTGGAAAAAAGTGTTATGAATGTGATAAAAGTGGGAAAGCCTTTAGTCAAAGCTCTGGCTTtagaggaaacaaaataattcacactggagagaaaccacaTGCTTGTCTTCTATGCGGGAAGGCCTTCAGTCTGTCTTCCAACCTTAGATGA
- the LOC129050349 gene encoding zinc finger protein 705A-like isoform X2 codes for MMDTSKRKLYRDVMLETISHLVSLGYQISKSCITLQLEQGKELWQEGREFLPDQNPDRESALKKKHMISMHPIIRKDASTSMTMENSLILEDPFECNDSGEDCTHSSTITQRLLTHSGKKPYVSKQYGKSLSNQLSPKPHKQIHTKGKSYQCNLCEKAYTNSFHLRRHKMTHTGERPYACDLCGKAFTQCSHLRRHEKTHTGERPYKCHHCGKAFIQSFNLRRHERTHLGKKCYECDKSGKAFSQSSGFRGNKIIHTGEKPHACLLCGKAFSLSSNLR; via the exons ATGATGGACACATCCAAGAGAAAGCTGTACAGAGATGTGATGCTGGAAACTATCAGTCACCTGGTGTCCCTCG GGTACCAGATAAGCAAATCCTGTATAACTTTGCAGCTGGAGCAAGGAAAAGAGCTGTGGCAGGAAGGAAGAGAATTTCTTCCAGACCAGAATCCAG aCAGGGAAAGTGCCCTTAAGAAAAAACACATGATATCCATGCATCCTATCATCAGAAAAGACGCATCCACCAGTATGACAATG GAGAACTCTCTCATTCTGGAGGATCCTTTTGAATGTAATGATTCGGGAGAAGATtgcactcacagttccacaataACTCAGCGTTTGTTAACTCATAGTGGAAAGAAACCCTATGTCAGCAAACAGTATGGAAAATCCCTTAGTAATCAGTTGTCCCCTAAACCACATAAACAAATTCATACTAAAGGTAAATCATATCAATGTAATCTATGTGAAAAGGCCTATACTAATAGCTTTCACCTTAGACGGCACAAGatgactcacactggagagaggCCATATGCATGTGATctatgtggaaaagccttcactCAGTGTTCTCACCTTAGAAGACATGAGAAAACTCACACGGGAGAGAGACCGTATAAGTGTCATCactgtgggaaagcctttattcAATCCTTTAACCTTCGAAGACATGAGAGAACTCACCTTGGAAAAAAGTGTTATGAATGTGATAAAAGTGGGAAAGCCTTTAGTCAAAGCTCTGGCTTtagaggaaacaaaataattcacactggagagaaaccacaTGCTTGTCTTCTATGCGGGAAGGCCTTCAGTCTGTCTTCCAACCTTAGATGA